The Streptomyces luteogriseus genome includes a window with the following:
- a CDS encoding DUF5994 family protein — translation MSATLYPTLPRREPVAAPAARLALKTDDGASRGLLDGAWWPRSRDLLSELPSLTDVLDPLWGRITRIAVNPTHWPVIPRRVPVGGHIVKVGWFTPEIDPHKLLLLSYGTSRWDLLVIPPETGDESAARLMAAASGHDGPPLTASALIAAEESRHGVLAAEQPLDPDETWEYEGGASTVSTAVPQQTAPPGRPGRLISGT, via the coding sequence ATGTCGGCGACCTTGTACCCCACCCTGCCGCGCCGCGAGCCCGTCGCAGCCCCGGCCGCGCGTCTCGCCCTGAAGACCGACGACGGCGCCTCCCGCGGACTCCTGGATGGTGCCTGGTGGCCCCGCTCCCGGGATCTGCTGAGCGAACTGCCGTCACTCACCGACGTGTTGGACCCCTTGTGGGGCCGCATCACCCGCATCGCCGTGAACCCGACGCACTGGCCGGTCATCCCCCGCAGGGTTCCCGTGGGCGGCCACATCGTCAAGGTCGGCTGGTTCACCCCGGAGATCGACCCGCACAAGCTGCTGCTGCTCTCCTACGGCACCAGCCGCTGGGATCTCCTGGTCATCCCACCCGAGACCGGGGATGAGTCGGCGGCCCGGCTGATGGCTGCCGCTTCCGGCCATGACGGCCCGCCGCTCACCGCGAGCGCGCTCATCGCCGCGGAGGAGTCCCGGCACGGCGTCCTGGCGGCCGAGCAGCCACTGGACCCGGACGAGACATGGGAGTACGAGGGCGGCGCCTCCACGGTGTCAACGGCCGTTCCCCAACAGACCGCTCCGCCCGGCCGGCCCGGCCGACTGATCAGCGGTACGTGA
- a CDS encoding TIGR03943 family putative permease subunit — protein sequence MNRLAQTALLFLLGATLLHAGTTDLYLRYVKEGLRPLVLLAGAVLIVTAAATLWYDRRCAPAHDDHHREPRISWLLTLPVLALILVAPPALGSYSAAHTGTALTKPFGFPALPTGDAPLHLAVADYAGRAIYDDGRALRDRELKITGFVTLDREGAPYLVRMGLNCCAADAQPVKIALTGNAPPVLRPDTWLEITGTYTPRRTKDPVNDGPIPYLKVTTARPVPTPHDPYDETWNT from the coding sequence GTGAACCGCCTGGCCCAGACGGCCCTCCTCTTCCTGCTCGGCGCGACCCTCCTGCACGCCGGCACGACCGACCTCTACCTGCGCTACGTCAAGGAGGGCCTGCGCCCCCTGGTCCTCCTGGCGGGCGCGGTCCTGATCGTCACGGCGGCGGCAACCCTCTGGTACGACCGCCGCTGCGCCCCGGCCCACGACGACCACCACCGCGAGCCCCGCATCTCCTGGCTCCTCACGCTCCCGGTCCTCGCCCTGATCCTGGTCGCGCCGCCGGCCCTGGGCTCCTACAGTGCGGCGCACACCGGCACGGCCCTGACCAAGCCCTTCGGCTTCCCGGCCCTCCCCACCGGTGACGCCCCCCTCCACCTCGCCGTGGCCGACTACGCCGGCCGCGCGATCTACGACGACGGCCGCGCCCTCCGCGACCGCGAGCTGAAGATCACCGGTTTCGTCACCCTGGACCGCGAGGGCGCCCCCTACCTGGTCCGCATGGGCCTCAACTGCTGTGCGGCGGACGCCCAGCCGGTCAAGATCGCCTTGACGGGCAACGCCCCTCCCGTCCTGCGCCCGGACACATGGCTTGAGATCACCGGCACCTACACACCCCGCCGCACGAAGGACCCGGTCAACGACGGCCCGATCCCCTACCTGAAGGTGACGACGGCGAGGCCGGTCCCCACTCCGCACGACCCGTACGACGAGACGTGGAACACCTGA
- a CDS encoding permease, which translates to MAITKTAPQDGADPGEAEREDAERGGAEREDADRGGADRGGAEPADTAPVGGKEEEARHLNSPLLLTLLLLTAVMFQDPIRGALAAPVMQSWMTVFVAVMVQALPFLVLGVLLSAAIAVFVPPSFFARALPKHPALAVPVAGAAGAVLPGCECASVPVAGALVRRGVTPAAALAFLLSAPAINPIVLTATAVAFPGNPEMVLARFVASLLVACSMGWLWHRLGRTDWLRPPARASYEGQSRGAAFWGSVRHDVTHAGGFLVVGAMAAATLKAVVPADWLGVAAGHPVLSVLFLAALAVLLSICSEADAFVAASLTQFSLTARLTFLVVGPMIDLKLFAMQAGTFGRAFALRFAPATFALAVAVSALTGTVLL; encoded by the coding sequence GTGGCCATCACGAAGACCGCCCCGCAGGACGGCGCCGATCCTGGGGAAGCCGAGCGCGAGGATGCCGAGCGCGGGGGTGCCGAGCGCGAGGATGCCGACCGCGGGGGTGCCGACCGCGGGGGTGCCGAGCCTGCGGACACCGCGCCGGTCGGCGGCAAGGAAGAGGAGGCCCGGCACCTCAACTCCCCCCTCCTCCTGACCCTTCTGCTGCTCACGGCGGTGATGTTCCAGGACCCGATCCGCGGAGCCCTGGCCGCACCGGTGATGCAGAGCTGGATGACGGTGTTCGTCGCGGTCATGGTCCAGGCGCTGCCGTTCCTGGTGCTCGGTGTGCTGCTGTCGGCGGCGATCGCGGTGTTCGTACCGCCGTCGTTCTTCGCCCGGGCGCTGCCGAAGCACCCGGCGCTGGCGGTCCCGGTCGCGGGGGCGGCGGGCGCGGTGCTGCCGGGCTGCGAGTGCGCGTCCGTGCCGGTGGCGGGCGCGCTGGTCCGACGGGGCGTCACCCCGGCGGCGGCCCTGGCCTTCCTCCTCTCGGCGCCCGCCATCAATCCCATCGTGCTGACGGCGACGGCCGTGGCGTTCCCCGGCAACCCCGAGATGGTCCTGGCCCGTTTCGTCGCCAGCCTGCTGGTGGCCTGCTCGATGGGCTGGCTCTGGCACCGCCTCGGCCGCACGGACTGGCTGCGTCCCCCGGCCCGCGCGTCGTACGAGGGGCAGAGCAGGGGCGCGGCCTTCTGGGGCTCGGTCCGCCACGACGTGACGCACGCGGGCGGTTTCCTGGTGGTCGGCGCGATGGCCGCGGCGACCCTGAAGGCGGTGGTCCCGGCGGACTGGCTGGGCGTCGCGGCCGGACATCCCGTGCTGTCGGTCCTGTTCCTCGCGGCCCTGGCCGTCCTGCTCTCCATCTGCTCGGAGGCGGACGCGTTCGTGGCGGCGTCCCTGACCCAGTTCTCCCTGACGGCCCGTCTGACGTTCCTGGTCGTCGGCCCGATGATCGACCTGAAGCTCTTCGCGATGCAGGCGGGCACCTTCGGCCGCGCCTTCGCCCTGCGCTTCGCCCCCGCGACCTTCGCCCTGGCCGTCGCCGTATCGGCCCTGACCGGAACGGTCCTGCTGTGA
- a CDS encoding potassium channel family protein — protein sequence MIVCGDDGLAHRLAAELRGVYAEQVTLVVPPSGRRVRRPVVGRARAASAALLDRVVNAAVNRTGTSGEPASNEQVVEAPEITEAVLTEVGADRAAALALVHDDDETNIRAALTARRLNPRLRLVLRLYNRRLGQHIEELLDQTAAVASGDGRGAGIDASTTVLSDADTAAPALAATALVGTSKVVQTEGLVLRAVERQPPRPGEVADPGLCTLALLSATSNDPAGADGSEGSGEHGPHLLPDEAAVAAATGRGTVVLEQVSYSGPSLPAGRGGVPPFASLFSRRLRWSLAGLVACVLALAVGLMIVTGEHPLYATYVTLLDLFGINDPAFHESTARQVLQLLSGLVGLLLLPVLLAAVLEALGTFRSASALRKPPRGLGGHVVLLGLGKIGTRVLTRLRELYIPVVCVESDPDARGMATARRLRVPVVLGDVTQEGVLEAAKIHRAHALLALTSADTTNLEASLYARSVRPDLRVVLRLYDDDFATAVYRTLRAAHPFALTRSRSVSHLAAPAFAGAMMGRQILGAIPVERRVLLFAEVDVAGHPQLEGRTVGEAFRAGAWRVLALNTSPPGRRRSEGESGEEAGAPASGLVWDLPPTYVLGAGDRVVLAATRRGLAELLGRRRRERAGA from the coding sequence ATGATCGTGTGCGGTGACGACGGGCTCGCGCACCGGCTGGCCGCCGAACTCCGCGGTGTCTACGCCGAGCAGGTCACGCTCGTCGTACCGCCCTCCGGGAGACGGGTGCGCCGGCCCGTGGTCGGACGGGCCCGGGCGGCCTCGGCGGCGCTGCTCGACCGGGTCGTGAACGCGGCGGTCAACCGGACCGGCACGAGCGGTGAACCGGCCTCGAACGAGCAGGTCGTGGAGGCTCCGGAGATCACGGAGGCCGTCCTCACCGAGGTGGGCGCCGACCGAGCGGCGGCCTTGGCGCTCGTCCACGACGACGACGAGACCAACATCCGCGCCGCCCTCACCGCCCGTCGCCTCAACCCCCGCCTCCGACTCGTACTCCGGCTCTACAACCGGCGGTTGGGGCAGCACATCGAGGAACTGCTGGACCAGACCGCCGCCGTGGCCTCGGGCGACGGGCGGGGAGCGGGCATCGACGCGTCGACGACGGTGCTGTCCGACGCCGACACGGCCGCGCCCGCGCTGGCCGCCACCGCCCTCGTGGGCACCAGCAAGGTCGTCCAGACGGAAGGGCTCGTGCTGCGTGCGGTGGAACGGCAGCCGCCACGGCCGGGCGAGGTGGCCGACCCGGGGCTGTGCACCCTGGCGCTGCTGTCCGCGACGAGCAACGACCCGGCCGGTGCGGACGGTTCCGAGGGCAGCGGGGAGCACGGGCCGCACCTGCTGCCGGACGAGGCGGCGGTGGCGGCGGCGACCGGGCGCGGGACCGTCGTCCTGGAGCAGGTGTCGTACTCCGGGCCGTCCCTGCCCGCCGGGCGGGGTGGTGTGCCGCCGTTCGCCTCGCTGTTCTCGCGGCGGCTGCGGTGGTCGCTGGCCGGGCTGGTGGCCTGTGTGCTGGCGCTCGCAGTAGGGCTGATGATCGTGACGGGCGAGCATCCGCTGTACGCCACGTATGTGACGCTGCTCGATCTCTTCGGCATCAACGATCCCGCCTTCCACGAGTCGACCGCGCGTCAGGTGCTGCAACTGCTGTCCGGGCTGGTGGGGTTGCTGCTGCTGCCGGTGCTGCTGGCCGCGGTGCTGGAGGCACTCGGCACGTTCCGCAGCGCGTCCGCGCTGCGGAAGCCGCCGCGGGGGCTCGGCGGTCATGTGGTGCTGCTCGGACTCGGCAAGATCGGGACGCGGGTACTGACGCGGCTTCGGGAGCTGTACATCCCGGTGGTGTGCGTGGAGTCCGATCCGGACGCGCGCGGGATGGCCACGGCGCGGCGGCTGCGGGTGCCGGTGGTGCTCGGGGACGTCACGCAGGAAGGGGTCCTGGAGGCCGCGAAGATCCACCGCGCCCATGCGCTGCTGGCGCTGACCAGCGCGGACACGACGAATCTGGAGGCCTCGCTGTACGCCCGGTCCGTACGGCCCGATCTGCGGGTCGTACTGCGGCTGTACGACGACGACTTCGCGACGGCCGTGTACCGCACGCTGCGGGCCGCGCACCCGTTCGCCCTCACGCGCAGCCGGAGTGTGTCGCATCTCGCCGCGCCCGCGTTCGCCGGGGCGATGATGGGGCGGCAGATCCTGGGGGCGATCCCGGTGGAACGGCGGGTGCTGCTGTTCGCCGAGGTGGATGTGGCCGGGCATCCGCAGTTGGAGGGGCGGACGGTCGGGGAGGCGTTCCGGGCCGGGGCGTGGCGGGTGCTGGCGCTCAACACGTCACCTCCTGGGCGGCGGCGCAGTGAAGGGGAGAGCGGGGAGGAGGCCGGCGCGCCGGCCTCGGGGCTGGTGTGGGATCTGCCTCCTACGTATGTGCTGGGGGCGGGAGACCGGGTGGTGCTGGCGGCGACGCGGCGGGGGTTGGCGGAGTTGCTGGGGCGCAGGAGGCGGGAGCGGGCGGGGGCGTGA
- a CDS encoding S9 family peptidase, with translation MTESNGSAARDQRDQHEQAVQTGRQERMPDWEKRFRAPRVSLPDWAEDAPDRSLFVSNATGTYELYAWDRSTGEQRQVTDRPNGTTDGVLSPDGAWIWWFDDKDGDEFGVWRRQPFTGGADEPAAAGLDASYPAGLALGRDGRTAVVGRSTDEDGTTIHLVRTGEDPVEIYRHRESAGVGDLSHDGSLIAVEHTEHGDAMHSALRVLRPDGTAVADLDDTEGGTRELGLEVLGFAPVDGDTRLLIGHQRRGRWEPLVWDVATGEETDLALELPGDVSAEWYPDGSGLLIAHSFEARSELFRYDLAGRTLSEIPTPKGTVSGATARPDGSVEFLWSSSAEPSAVRSTTGGVVLDPPGMKSPGSVPVEDVWVEGPGGRIHALVQKPRGVTGPLPTVFDIHGGPTWHDSDSFAAGPAAWVDHGYAVIRVNYRGSTGYGRAWTDALKHRVGLIELEDIAAVREWAVTSGLADPDRLILTGGSWGGYLTLLGLGVQPDAWTLGIAAVPVADYVTAYHDEMEALKAMDRTLLGGTPEEVPDRFEASSPLTYVDEVKAPVYISAGVNDPRCPIRQIENYVKRLEARGAVHEVYRYDAGHGSLVVDERIKQVRLELEFAERHLKGRGSAQ, from the coding sequence ATGACTGAGAGCAACGGGTCCGCCGCGCGGGATCAGCGGGACCAGCACGAGCAAGCGGTACAGACGGGACGGCAGGAGCGGATGCCGGACTGGGAGAAGCGCTTTCGGGCGCCCCGGGTGTCCCTGCCCGACTGGGCGGAGGACGCGCCGGACCGCTCCCTGTTCGTCTCGAACGCGACCGGGACGTACGAGCTGTACGCCTGGGACCGGTCGACGGGCGAGCAGCGCCAGGTGACGGACCGGCCGAACGGCACGACGGACGGCGTGCTGTCCCCGGACGGCGCGTGGATCTGGTGGTTCGACGACAAGGACGGCGACGAGTTCGGCGTGTGGCGCCGCCAGCCCTTCACGGGCGGCGCGGACGAACCGGCCGCCGCGGGCCTGGACGCCTCCTACCCGGCCGGCCTCGCCCTCGGCCGTGACGGGCGTACGGCGGTCGTGGGCCGTTCCACGGACGAGGACGGCACGACCATCCACCTCGTGCGCACCGGCGAGGACCCGGTGGAGATCTACCGCCACCGCGAGTCGGCCGGCGTCGGCGACCTCTCCCACGACGGCTCCCTCATCGCCGTCGAGCACACCGAGCACGGCGACGCGATGCACTCGGCGCTACGCGTCCTGCGCCCCGACGGCACCGCGGTCGCCGACCTCGACGACACCGAGGGCGGCACCCGCGAGCTGGGCCTTGAGGTCCTCGGCTTCGCCCCCGTCGACGGAGACACGCGCCTGCTCATCGGCCACCAGCGCCGCGGCCGCTGGGAGCCCCTGGTGTGGGACGTGGCCACCGGCGAGGAGACGGACCTGGCGCTGGAGCTGCCGGGCGACGTCAGCGCCGAGTGGTACCCGGACGGCAGCGGCCTGCTCATCGCGCACAGCTTCGAGGCCCGCAGCGAGCTGTTCCGCTACGACCTGGCCGGCCGCACTCTCTCGGAGATCCCGACCCCGAAGGGCACGGTGTCCGGAGCGACGGCCCGGCCCGACGGCAGCGTGGAGTTCCTGTGGTCCTCGTCGGCCGAGCCCTCGGCGGTGCGGTCCACGACGGGCGGTGTCGTGCTCGACCCGCCCGGCATGAAGTCGCCCGGCTCGGTGCCGGTGGAGGACGTGTGGGTGGAGGGCCCGGGAGGCCGCATCCACGCCCTCGTCCAGAAGCCGCGGGGCGTGACCGGCCCGCTCCCCACGGTCTTCGACATCCACGGCGGCCCCACCTGGCACGACAGCGACTCCTTCGCGGCGGGTCCGGCCGCGTGGGTCGACCACGGCTACGCGGTGATCCGTGTCAACTACCGCGGTTCCACGGGCTACGGCCGGGCCTGGACGGACGCCCTGAAGCACCGTGTCGGTCTCATCGAGCTGGAGGACATCGCCGCGGTCCGCGAGTGGGCCGTCACCTCGGGCCTCGCCGACCCCGACCGTCTGATCCTCACCGGCGGATCCTGGGGCGGCTACCTCACCCTGCTCGGACTCGGCGTCCAGCCCGACGCGTGGACGCTCGGCATCGCGGCGGTGCCCGTCGCCGACTACGTCACGGCGTACCACGACGAGATGGAAGCGCTGAAGGCGATGGACCGCACGCTCCTCGGCGGCACCCCCGAGGAGGTCCCCGACCGCTTCGAGGCGTCCTCCCCCCTCACCTACGTCGACGAGGTCAAGGCCCCGGTCTACATCTCGGCCGGTGTCAACGACCCCCGCTGCCCGATCCGCCAGATCGAGAACTACGTCAAACGCCTGGAGGCACGAGGCGCGGTGCACGAGGTCTACCGGTACGACGCCGGTCACGGCTCCCTGGTGGTGGACGAACGGATCAAGCAGGTGCGGCTGGAGCTGGAGTTCGCGGAGAGGCACCTGAAGGGGCGGGGGAGCGCCCAGTAG
- a CDS encoding class I SAM-dependent methyltransferase codes for MYSPTPADWNEVNRAHWDERVPLHVAGDFYDLDAFRTGQDPLRDFELAEVGDVGNRSLLHLQCHIGLDTLSWARHGAARVVGLDFSEPAVALARGLAHDLGLGTDRAAFVAADVYDAVAAVPDPSYDIVYTGVGALCWLPDIGRWAETVAALVAPGGFLYLSEFHPLTDVLDDETGSRITHDYFARDAWVEESAGSYAAEGAEFTHSRRVEWQHPVGEVVSALAGAGLRIEFLHEHDVSLFRRFGSFERRDGYFRFPADRPRIPLMYSIRARKD; via the coding sequence TTGTACTCCCCCACCCCGGCGGACTGGAACGAGGTCAACCGCGCCCACTGGGACGAGCGGGTGCCGCTGCACGTCGCCGGTGATTTCTACGATCTCGACGCCTTCCGGACCGGTCAGGACCCGCTGCGCGACTTCGAGCTCGCCGAGGTCGGCGACGTCGGCAACCGCTCTCTGCTGCACCTTCAGTGCCACATCGGCCTCGACACGCTGTCCTGGGCCCGGCACGGCGCCGCCCGCGTCGTCGGTCTCGACTTCTCCGAACCCGCCGTCGCACTGGCCCGCGGGCTCGCGCACGACCTCGGTCTCGGCACGGACCGGGCGGCGTTCGTGGCGGCGGACGTGTACGACGCGGTGGCCGCGGTCCCCGACCCGTCGTACGACATCGTGTACACGGGCGTCGGCGCGCTGTGCTGGCTGCCCGACATCGGGCGCTGGGCGGAGACCGTCGCGGCGCTCGTGGCCCCGGGCGGGTTCCTCTACCTCTCCGAGTTCCACCCGCTCACCGACGTCCTCGACGACGAGACCGGTTCGCGGATCACGCACGACTACTTCGCCCGGGACGCCTGGGTCGAGGAGAGCGCGGGGTCCTACGCGGCCGAGGGCGCCGAGTTCACGCACAGCCGGCGGGTCGAGTGGCAGCATCCGGTCGGCGAGGTCGTCTCGGCGCTCGCGGGGGCCGGGCTGCGGATCGAGTTCCTGCACGAGCACGACGTGTCGCTGTTCCGACGGTTCGGGAGTTTCGAGCGGCGGGACGGCTACTTCCGCTTCCCGGCGGACCGGCCGCGGATTCCGCTGATGTACTCGATCCGGGCCCGCAAGGACTGA
- a CDS encoding SURF1 family protein produces the protein MYRFLLTPRWWGINVFVLLSIPFCIFMGSWQLGRFEDRVQDHRTATEQVSEARHEAPRPLKDMLPVDKATSGKLVTASGTYGKQLLVPGRELDGKQGFYVLTLLRTGSGEALPVVRGWLPGSADAAKVPAPPAGEVTITGALQASETPGDNGVSAQGGLPAGQTSAISAASLVNLVPYDVYDAWVTLAKGDSGMKAVPAAAPPDSGLDLKAFQNLGYTAEWFAFVGFVIFMWFRLLRREVESARDAELGLVEEEEPVAVDAAVQ, from the coding sequence GTGTACCGGTTTCTGCTGACGCCCCGATGGTGGGGGATCAACGTCTTCGTGCTGTTGTCCATCCCCTTCTGCATCTTCATGGGGTCCTGGCAGCTGGGCCGGTTCGAGGACCGTGTGCAGGATCACCGGACCGCGACCGAGCAGGTTTCCGAGGCCCGGCACGAGGCGCCCCGGCCGCTGAAGGACATGCTGCCGGTGGACAAGGCGACGTCCGGGAAGCTGGTCACCGCGAGCGGGACGTACGGCAAGCAGCTGCTGGTGCCCGGGCGCGAGCTCGACGGCAAGCAGGGCTTCTACGTCCTGACACTGCTGCGGACCGGCTCGGGCGAGGCGCTCCCGGTGGTGCGGGGCTGGCTGCCCGGTTCCGCCGACGCGGCGAAGGTTCCCGCTCCCCCGGCCGGTGAGGTCACGATCACCGGTGCGCTGCAGGCGTCGGAGACGCCCGGGGACAACGGGGTCAGCGCGCAGGGCGGGCTGCCGGCCGGGCAGACCTCGGCGATCAGCGCGGCGTCGTTGGTGAACCTGGTGCCGTACGACGTGTACGACGCGTGGGTCACGCTGGCGAAGGGCGACTCGGGCATGAAGGCCGTGCCGGCCGCCGCGCCGCCGGACTCGGGGCTGGATCTGAAGGCCTTCCAGAACCTGGGTTACACCGCCGAGTGGTTCGCCTTCGTGGGGTTCGTGATCTTCATGTGGTTCCGGCTGCTGCGGCGCGAGGTGGAGTCCGCGCGGGATGCGGAGCTGGGGCTGGTTGAGGAAGAGGAGCCGGTCGCCGTGGACGCCGCGGTGCAGTGA
- a CDS encoding SigE family RNA polymerase sigma factor codes for MPVIAPVPAARPARIPNQRDGAEDGLAAGTTVDHLTETYRAHYRSLLGLAALLLDDTASCEDVVQEAFIRVHSARKRVRDPEKTLAYLRQTVVNLSRSALRRRILGLKLLSKPMPDMASAEEGAYDQLERDSLIKAMKGLQRRQREVLVLRYFADMTEAQVAETLGISLGSVKAYGSRGIAALRIAMEAPA; via the coding sequence ATGCCGGTGATCGCGCCCGTGCCCGCAGCGCGGCCGGCCCGCATCCCCAATCAGCGCGACGGCGCGGAGGACGGCCTCGCGGCCGGCACCACCGTCGACCACCTCACCGAGACCTACCGGGCGCACTACCGCTCGCTGCTGGGTCTCGCCGCGCTCCTCCTCGACGACACCGCCTCCTGCGAGGACGTCGTCCAGGAGGCGTTCATCCGTGTCCACTCCGCCCGCAAGCGGGTGCGCGACCCCGAGAAGACCCTGGCGTACCTGCGCCAGACCGTCGTCAACCTCTCGCGCTCCGCGCTGCGCCGCCGCATACTCGGCCTGAAGCTGCTGTCGAAGCCCATGCCCGACATGGCCAGCGCCGAGGAAGGTGCCTACGACCAGCTGGAGCGCGACTCCCTCATCAAGGCGATGAAGGGGCTGCAGCGCCGCCAGCGCGAGGTGCTGGTGCTGCGCTACTTCGCGGACATGACCGAGGCGCAGGTCGCCGAGACGCTCGGCATATCGCTGGGCTCGGTCAAGGCCTACGGCTCGCGTGGTATCGCGGCGCTCCGGATCGCCATGGAGGCGCCGGCATGA
- a CDS encoding aspartate-semialdehyde dehydrogenase: MADLRQDARTVRSGRPTLAVVGATGAVGTVMLRILSQRADVWGEIRLIASPRSAGRKLTVRGEETEVVALSEEVFDGVDVAMFDVPDEVAERWAPLAAAKGAVVVDNSGTFRMDPDVPLVVPEVNPHAVRMRPRGIIANPSCTTLTMIVALGALHAEFGLRELVASSYQAVSGAGRAGVATLRRQLSLVSGTELGIHPGDVRRAVGDHTGPFPEPVALNVVPWAGTAQEDGWSSEELKVRDESRKILGLPNLPVAVTCVRVPVITTHSLTVHARFEGEVTVDKAREILATAPGVVLFDNPAAGEFPTPADVVGTDPTWVGRVRRALDDPTALELFVCGDNLRKGSALNTAQIAEVVAAELS, from the coding sequence ATGGCCGATCTCCGACAGGACGCCCGGACCGTACGGTCCGGGCGTCCGACGCTTGCCGTGGTGGGGGCGACCGGTGCCGTCGGCACGGTCATGCTCCGGATCCTGTCCCAGCGGGCCGACGTCTGGGGCGAGATCCGGCTCATCGCCTCCCCGCGCTCGGCCGGCCGCAAACTGACCGTGCGCGGCGAGGAGACCGAGGTCGTGGCCCTCAGCGAGGAGGTCTTCGACGGGGTCGACGTCGCCATGTTCGACGTCCCCGACGAGGTCGCCGAGCGATGGGCGCCGCTCGCCGCCGCCAAGGGCGCGGTGGTGGTCGACAACTCCGGCACGTTCCGGATGGACCCGGACGTGCCGCTCGTCGTGCCCGAGGTCAACCCGCACGCCGTGCGGATGCGCCCGCGCGGGATCATCGCCAACCCCAGCTGCACGACGCTCACCATGATCGTGGCCCTGGGCGCGCTGCACGCCGAGTTCGGGCTGCGCGAGCTGGTCGCCTCCTCGTACCAGGCCGTCAGCGGCGCCGGGCGCGCCGGTGTGGCGACCCTGCGCCGGCAGCTGTCCCTGGTCTCCGGCACGGAACTGGGCATCCACCCCGGCGACGTACGCCGGGCCGTCGGGGACCACACCGGGCCGTTCCCGGAGCCGGTCGCGCTGAACGTCGTGCCGTGGGCCGGCACGGCGCAGGAGGACGGCTGGTCCTCGGAGGAGCTGAAGGTGCGGGACGAGTCCCGCAAGATCCTCGGCCTGCCGAACCTCCCCGTGGCCGTCACCTGTGTCCGGGTGCCGGTCATCACCACCCACTCCCTGACCGTGCACGCCCGCTTCGAGGGCGAGGTCACCGTCGACAAGGCCCGCGAGATCCTCGCCACGGCGCCCGGGGTCGTGCTGTTCGACAACCCGGCCGCGGGGGAGTTCCCGACCCCCGCCGACGTCGTCGGCACCGACCCGACTTGGGTCGGGCGCGTCCGGCGGGCGCTGGACGACCCCACGGCGCTCGAACTGTTCGTGTGCGGGGACAACCTGCGCAAGGGTTCCGCGCTCAACACCGCGCAGATCGCCGAGGTGGTCGCGGCCGAGCTGTCCTGA
- a CDS encoding aspartate kinase, translating to MGLVVQKYGGSSVADAEGIKRVAKRIVEAKQNGNQVVAVVSAMGDTTDELIDLAEQVSPMPAGRELDMLLTAGERISMALLAMAIKKLGHEAQSFTGSQAGVITDSVHNKARIIDVTPGRIKTSVDEGNIAIVAGFQGVSQDTKDITTLGRGGSDTTAVALAAALDADVCEIYTDVDGVFTADPRVVKKARKIDWISFEDMLELAASGSKVLLHRCVEYARRYNIPIHVRSSFSGLQGTWVSSEPIKQGDKQVEQALISGVAHDTSEAKVTVVGVPDKPGEAASIFRTIADAEINIDMVVQNVSAASTGLTDISFTLPKTEGRKAIDALEKNKAGIGFDSLRYDDQIGKISLVGAGMKTNPGVTADFFTALSDAGVNIELISTSEIRISVVTRADDVPEAVRAVHSAFGLDSDSDEAVVYGGTGR from the coding sequence GTGGGCCTTGTCGTGCAGAAGTACGGAGGCTCCTCCGTAGCCGATGCCGAGGGCATCAAGCGCGTCGCCAAGCGGATCGTGGAAGCGAAGCAGAACGGCAACCAGGTGGTTGCCGTGGTTTCCGCGATGGGCGACACGACGGACGAGCTGATCGATCTCGCCGAGCAGGTTTCCCCGATGCCTGCCGGGCGCGAGCTCGACATGCTGCTGACCGCCGGAGAGCGGATCTCCATGGCCCTGCTGGCCATGGCGATCAAAAAGCTGGGCCACGAGGCCCAGTCGTTCACCGGCAGCCAGGCGGGTGTCATCACCGACTCGGTCCACAACAAGGCCCGGATCATCGACGTCACGCCGGGCCGGATCAAGACCTCGGTGGACGAGGGCAACATCGCGATCGTCGCCGGTTTCCAGGGTGTCTCCCAGGACACCAAGGACATCACCACGCTCGGCCGCGGCGGCTCCGACACCACGGCTGTGGCTCTCGCCGCCGCCCTCGACGCCGACGTCTGCGAGATCTACACCGACGTCGACGGCGTGTTCACCGCCGACCCGCGCGTGGTGAAGAAGGCCCGGAAGATCGACTGGATCTCCTTCGAGGACATGCTCGAACTGGCGGCGTCCGGGTCGAAGGTGCTGCTCCACCGCTGTGTGGAGTACGCCCGCCGGTACAACATCCCGATCCACGTCCGGTCCAGCTTCAGCGGACTCCAGGGGACCTGGGTCAGCAGCGAGCCGATCAAGCAAGGGGACAAGCAGGTGGAGCAGGCTCTCATCTCCGGTGTCGCGCACGACACCTCCGAGGCCAAGGTCACGGTCGTCGGCGTGCCGGACAAGCCGGGCGAGGCGGCCTCGATCTTCCGCACGATCGCCGACGCCGAGATCAACATCGACATGGTCGTGCAGAACGTGTCCGCCGCCTCCACGGGCCTGACGGACATCTCCTTCACGCTGCCGAAGACCGAGGGCCGCAAGGCCATCGACGCGCTGGAGAAGAACAAGGCCGGCATCGGCTTCGACTCGCTGCGCTACGACGACCAGATCGGCAAGATCTCCCTCGTCGGCGCCGGCATGAAGACCAACCCGGGCGTCACGGCCGACTTCTTCACGGCCCTGTCCGACGCGGGCGTCAACATCGAGCTGATCTCGACCTCCGAGATCCGCATCTCGGTGGTCACCCGCGCCGACGACGTCCCCGAGGCCGTCCGCGCCGTGCACTCCGCGTTCGGGCTCGACTCCGACAGCGACGAGGCCGTCGTCTACGGAGGCACCGGCCGCTGA